In a genomic window of Lycium ferocissimum isolate CSIRO_LF1 chromosome 9, AGI_CSIRO_Lferr_CH_V1, whole genome shotgun sequence:
- the LOC132029940 gene encoding tryptophan--tRNA ligase, cytoplasmic has product MEKTELKDEKTKEVEVEEEQVVNPWEVSAKDGGKIDYDKLIDKFGCQRLDETLIQRVKRLTNREPHVFLRRGVFFAHRDFNDILDSYEKGEKFYLYTGRGPSSEALHLGHLIPFMFTKYLQDAFKVPLVIQLTDDEKCMWKNLSVEESQRLARENAKDIIACGFDVSKTFIFSDFDYVGGAFYKNMVKVAKCVTYNKVVGIFGFTGEDHIGKVSFPPIQAVPSFPSSFPHLFGNDNIRCLIPCAIDQDPYFRMTRDVAPRIGYHKPALIESSFFPALQGENGKMSASDPNSAIYVTDSAKEIKNKINRYAFSGGQDSIEKHRKYGANLEVDIPFKYLGFFLDDDKELDHIREEYGSGRMLTGEIKKRLVDVLTDLVERHRRAREAVTDEMVDAFMAVRPLPNMFN; this is encoded by the exons ATGGAGAAAACTGAACTGAAAGACGAAAAAACCAAAGAAGTAGAAGTAGAAGAGGAACAAGTAGTGAATCCATGGGAAGTATCAGCTAAAGACGGGGGCAAAATCGACTACGACAAATTAATCGACAAATTTGGTTGCCAGAGACTCGACGAAACCCTAATTCAAAGAGTTAAACGACTTACAAATCGAGAACCACATGTTTTCCTTCGTCGTGGAGTTTTCTTTGCTCATCGTGATTTTAATGATATATTGGATTcatatgaaaaaggagaaaagttTTATTTGTATACTGGAAGAGGACCTTCTTCTGAAGCATTACATTTGGGTCATCTTATCCCTTTCATGTTTACAAA GTATTTGCAGGATGCTTTTAAGGTGCCACTTGTAATACAGTTGACTGATGATGAGAAATGTATGTGGAAGAATTTGTCAGTGGAAGAAAGCCAAAGACTTGCTCGTGAGAATGCTAAAGATATTATTGCTTGTGGATTTGATGTTTCCAAGACTTTTATTTTCTCTGATTTTGATTATGTTGGTGG TGCTTTTTACAAGAACATGGTCAAGGTTGCAAAATGTGTCACATACAATAAG GTTGTTGGCATATTTGGTTTCACAGGTGAAGATCACATTGGGAAAGTTAGTTTTCCACCAATTCAG GCTGTTCCATCCTTCCCCAGTTCATTTCCTCATCTGTTTGGCAATGATAACATTCGCTGTTTGATTCCATGTGCGATTGACCAG GATCCTTATTTCCGAATGACTCGAGATGTTGCTCCTCGGATAGGCTATCACAAGCCTGCTTTGATTGAATCATCATTCTTTCCTGCCCTTCAG GGGGAGAATGGAAAAATGTCTGCTAGTGATCCAAATTCTGCTATTTATGTGACTGATTCAGCAAAAGAGATAAAAAACAAG ATAAACAGATATGCATTCTCTGGTGGGCAAGACTCAATTGAAAAGCACAGAAAGTACGGAGCAAACTTGGAG GTTGATATACCATTTAAATATCTTGGCTTTTTTCTGGATGATGATAAAGAGCTGGACCACATTAGAGAG GAATATGGATCTGGTCGTATGCTAACAGGTGAAATTAAAAAGAGGCTTGTTGACGTTCTAACAGATTTAGTTGAAAGACATCGACGAGCTAGGGAAGCAGTGACTGATGAG ATGGTAGATGCTTTCATGGCTGTCAGACCACTTCCCAATATGTTCAATTGA